One region of Clavibacter michiganensis subsp. tessellarius genomic DNA includes:
- a CDS encoding proline dehydrogenase family protein yields the protein MTAETASAPETAAIPTSVGVSAPDRDDLADRSVALVRTWLAEAAQHPADPSAERLAGVLKDENGLDFTIGFVDRVVRPEDLPVAGNSLAALTAKTPGFLPWYMQGAIRAGGILGPVLPQVVVPVARRVLREMVGHLIVDATSEKLGPAIEKLRAGGSRLNLNLLGEAVLGEQEAARRLAGTRELLARDDVDYVSIKVSSVVSQLSMWAFDEAVDKVVERLTPLYELASEAATPKFINLDMEEYKDLDLTIEVFTRVLDQPQLKDLEAGIVLQAYLPDALAGLQRLTAWAQERRAAGGAPIKVRIVKGANLAMEQVDGRMHDWPVATWATKEQTDTHYKRMLEHALQPAAADAVKVGVAGHNLFDVAYAWLLAEERGVTDRIEFEMLLGMATGQAEAVKRTVGGLLLYTPVVHPTEFDVAISYLIRRLEENASQENFMSAVFELSTSAELFAREESRFRSSLAAVDDTIPAPNRTQDRRFPPELDDVDPLAEPEAHEEPEVEVDPQLTNVVQGFTRGSLLTPDALVDPDASTTPFHNAADTDPALPTNRAWGREILARVEASRLGVATIDAARIDSTDQLDDVIDGVRTAAAAWGARPGDQRAALLHRVGVAIERNRARLIEVMASETGKTIAEADPEVSEAVDFAHYYAERARDLDRVQGARFVPSRVTVVAPPWNFPVAIPAGSMLAALASGSGVVVKPAGQARRSGAVLVEALREAGVPRELLALVDAGEAEFGEHLIAHPSVDRVILTGGYETAEVFRSWRSDLPLLAETSGKNAIIVTPSADLDLAAADVVKSAFGHAGQKCSAASLVILVGSVGRSRRFLTQLTDAVSSLRVGYPSDPTTQMGPIIEPAAGKLKHALTQLGVGEKWLVEPEAKDETGRLWSPGVRDGVKPGSYVHLTEFFGPVLGVMRARNLEEAIRFQNAIPYGLTAGLHSLDARELEQWLETVEAGNLYVNRGITGAIVQRQPFGGWKRSSVGSGTKAGGPNYLMGLGSWVADEGRHSSSLHLRGLSPRVTELIESAQPAIRYEDFDLVRRSALSDAVAWHDEFGQVKDPSGLGVERNLFRYRPLPVTVRLTESGALADLLRVLAAGRLARAEMHVSVPGILPAGLGQVLDDLPSVHVTIETDDAWLARVGASGIATERVRLVAARDARLVEARALSDALRGTPDVAVFADEVTAAGRVEMLTFLREQAISITAHRFGNPDDWSEAVI from the coding sequence GACGCCGGGCTTCCTGCCCTGGTACATGCAGGGCGCGATCCGCGCGGGCGGCATCCTCGGCCCCGTCCTCCCGCAGGTCGTCGTGCCCGTCGCGCGCCGCGTGCTGCGCGAGATGGTCGGGCACCTCATCGTCGACGCGACGAGCGAGAAGCTCGGGCCGGCGATCGAGAAGCTGCGCGCGGGCGGATCCCGCCTCAACCTCAACCTGCTGGGCGAGGCCGTGCTCGGCGAGCAGGAGGCCGCGCGCCGCCTGGCCGGCACGCGCGAGCTGCTCGCCCGCGACGACGTGGACTACGTCTCCATCAAGGTGTCGAGCGTCGTCTCGCAGCTGTCGATGTGGGCGTTCGACGAGGCCGTCGACAAGGTGGTCGAGCGCCTGACTCCCCTGTACGAGCTGGCGTCGGAGGCGGCGACCCCCAAGTTCATCAACCTCGACATGGAGGAGTACAAGGACCTCGACCTCACCATCGAGGTGTTCACGCGCGTGCTCGACCAGCCGCAGCTGAAGGACCTCGAGGCCGGGATCGTGCTGCAGGCGTACCTGCCCGACGCGCTCGCCGGGCTGCAGCGGCTCACCGCGTGGGCGCAGGAGCGTCGCGCGGCGGGCGGGGCGCCCATCAAGGTCCGCATCGTCAAGGGCGCGAACCTCGCGATGGAGCAGGTCGACGGCCGGATGCACGACTGGCCCGTCGCCACCTGGGCCACCAAGGAGCAGACCGACACGCACTACAAGCGCATGCTCGAGCACGCGCTCCAGCCCGCCGCGGCCGACGCCGTGAAGGTCGGCGTCGCCGGGCACAACCTCTTCGACGTCGCGTACGCGTGGCTGCTCGCCGAGGAGCGCGGCGTGACCGACCGGATCGAGTTCGAGATGCTGCTCGGCATGGCGACCGGCCAGGCCGAGGCCGTGAAGCGCACGGTCGGCGGGCTGCTGCTGTACACGCCCGTCGTGCACCCGACCGAGTTCGACGTGGCGATCTCGTACCTCATCCGCCGCCTGGAGGAGAACGCGAGCCAGGAGAACTTCATGTCGGCGGTGTTCGAGCTGAGCACGTCAGCTGAGCTGTTCGCGCGCGAGGAGTCGCGGTTCCGCTCGTCGCTCGCCGCCGTCGACGACACGATCCCGGCGCCGAACCGCACGCAGGACCGCCGCTTCCCGCCGGAGCTCGACGACGTGGATCCGCTGGCCGAGCCCGAGGCGCACGAGGAGCCCGAGGTCGAGGTCGACCCGCAGCTCACGAACGTGGTCCAGGGCTTCACGCGCGGATCGCTGCTCACGCCCGACGCGCTCGTCGACCCCGACGCCTCCACCACCCCGTTCCACAACGCCGCGGACACGGATCCGGCGCTGCCGACGAACCGCGCCTGGGGCCGCGAGATCCTGGCGCGCGTGGAGGCCTCGCGGCTCGGCGTCGCGACCATCGACGCCGCGCGCATCGACTCCACCGACCAGCTGGACGACGTCATCGACGGCGTGCGCACGGCCGCCGCCGCGTGGGGCGCCCGCCCCGGCGACCAGCGCGCCGCGCTGCTGCACCGCGTGGGCGTCGCCATCGAGCGCAACCGCGCGCGCCTCATCGAGGTCATGGCCTCCGAGACCGGCAAGACCATCGCCGAGGCCGACCCCGAGGTCAGCGAGGCCGTGGACTTCGCGCACTACTACGCCGAGCGCGCCCGCGACCTCGACCGCGTGCAGGGCGCCCGGTTCGTGCCGTCGCGCGTCACCGTGGTGGCGCCGCCGTGGAACTTCCCCGTCGCGATCCCCGCGGGCAGCATGCTCGCGGCCCTCGCCTCCGGCAGCGGCGTGGTCGTCAAGCCCGCCGGCCAGGCCCGCCGATCCGGCGCCGTGCTGGTCGAGGCGCTCCGCGAGGCCGGCGTGCCGCGGGAGCTCCTCGCGCTCGTCGACGCCGGCGAGGCCGAGTTCGGCGAGCACCTCATCGCGCACCCCTCGGTCGACCGCGTGATCCTCACGGGCGGCTACGAGACCGCCGAGGTCTTCCGCTCCTGGCGCTCGGACCTCCCGCTCCTCGCCGAGACCAGCGGCAAGAACGCCATCATCGTCACGCCCAGCGCCGACCTCGACCTGGCCGCGGCCGACGTCGTGAAGAGCGCGTTCGGCCACGCCGGCCAGAAGTGCTCGGCGGCGAGCCTGGTGATCCTCGTGGGGTCCGTCGGGAGGTCCCGCCGGTTCCTCACGCAGCTCACCGACGCGGTGTCGTCGCTGCGCGTCGGCTACCCGTCGGATCCCACCACGCAGATGGGCCCGATCATCGAGCCGGCCGCCGGCAAGCTCAAGCACGCGCTCACGCAGCTGGGCGTCGGCGAGAAGTGGCTCGTGGAGCCCGAGGCGAAGGACGAGACCGGCCGCCTCTGGTCGCCGGGCGTGCGCGACGGCGTGAAGCCCGGGTCGTACGTCCACCTCACCGAGTTCTTCGGCCCCGTGCTCGGCGTGATGCGCGCGCGGAACCTCGAGGAGGCCATCCGCTTCCAGAACGCGATCCCGTACGGCCTCACCGCGGGCCTGCACAGCCTCGACGCGCGCGAGCTCGAGCAGTGGCTCGAGACCGTGGAGGCGGGCAACCTCTACGTGAACCGCGGGATCACGGGCGCCATCGTGCAGCGCCAGCCGTTCGGCGGCTGGAAGCGCTCCTCGGTCGGATCCGGCACCAAGGCCGGCGGCCCGAACTACCTCATGGGCCTCGGCTCCTGGGTCGCGGACGAGGGCCGGCACTCGAGCTCGCTGCACCTGCGCGGGCTGTCGCCGCGGGTCACGGAGCTCATCGAGTCGGCGCAGCCCGCCATCCGCTACGAGGACTTCGACCTCGTCCGCCGCTCCGCGCTCAGCGACGCGGTGGCCTGGCACGACGAGTTCGGCCAGGTGAAGGACCCGAGCGGCCTCGGCGTGGAGCGCAACCTGTTCCGCTACCGGCCGCTGCCCGTCACGGTGCGGCTCACGGAGTCGGGCGCGCTCGCCGACCTGCTCCGCGTGCTCGCGGCCGGGCGCCTGGCGCGCGCCGAGATGCACGTGTCGGTCCCGGGGATCCTCCCGGCCGGCCTCGGCCAGGTGCTCGACGACCTGCCGAGCGTGCACGTGACCATCGAGACGGACGACGCGTGGCTCGCCCGCGTCGGCGCGTCCGGCATCGCGACCGAGCGCGTGCGCCTCGTCGCCGCCCGCGACGCGCGGCTCGTGGAGGCGCGGGCCCTGTCCGACGCGCTGCGCGGCACGCCCGACGTCGCGGTGTTCGCCGACGAGGTCACCGCGGCCGGCCGCGTCGAGATGCTCACGTTCCTGCGCGAGCAGGCCATCAGCATCACGGCCCACCGCTTCGGCAACCCGGACGACTGGAGCGAGGCGGTCATCTAG
- a CDS encoding GNAT family N-acetyltransferase has product MTCVEVRALAASEVGRLEREEPSGRGFARAMWAAQEAGGSTLLVAWDGDRPLGSGQLDTRGAVPELRNLRVDAAARGRGVGTAIIRAAEERVTPGRLTVGVGLDNPRARALYERLGYRGTGEMTTTSYAYVDDAGVTRQATETDETLARDLG; this is encoded by the coding sequence GTGACCTGCGTCGAGGTCCGCGCGCTCGCGGCCTCGGAGGTCGGGCGGCTCGAGCGGGAGGAGCCGTCCGGCCGCGGGTTCGCGCGCGCGATGTGGGCCGCGCAGGAGGCGGGCGGATCCACGCTGCTCGTCGCGTGGGACGGCGACCGGCCGCTCGGATCCGGCCAGCTCGACACCCGCGGCGCCGTGCCCGAGCTGCGGAACCTGCGGGTGGACGCGGCCGCGCGGGGTCGCGGCGTCGGCACGGCGATCATCCGCGCGGCCGAGGAGCGCGTCACCCCCGGCCGCCTCACCGTGGGCGTCGGCCTCGACAACCCGCGGGCCCGCGCGCTGTACGAGCGGCTCGGCTACCGCGGCACGGGGGAGATGACGACGACCTCGTACGCGTACGTGGACGACGCGGGCGTCACCCGGCAGGCGACGGAGACGGACGAGACGCTGGCGCGCGACCTCGGCTGA
- a CDS encoding 4'-phosphopantetheinyl transferase family protein gives MTPAPAAVNVSVVPVAGLVVRAARTAAGRAALRALAAEIVGADPADVTVRARCATCGGEHGRPVLGGSRALDGLHASVAHAGDAVVVAVSTDGPIGIDAEPRGREAPPGTTLGEWVRIEAVLKADGRGLRVDPSRVRSAGDAHGSVAWIDGEPARYRVVDAELGSGLVAAVARRGLGQVVVRIRDPDGPGSGA, from the coding sequence GTGACCCCCGCTCCCGCCGCCGTGAACGTGTCGGTGGTGCCGGTCGCAGGCCTCGTCGTTCGGGCCGCCCGGACCGCCGCCGGCCGCGCCGCCCTGCGGGCGCTCGCCGCGGAGATCGTGGGCGCGGATCCGGCCGACGTCACTGTCCGCGCCCGCTGCGCGACCTGCGGCGGAGAGCACGGCCGTCCGGTGCTCGGCGGATCCCGCGCGCTCGACGGCCTGCACGCGAGCGTCGCGCACGCGGGCGACGCCGTGGTGGTCGCGGTGTCGACGGACGGGCCGATCGGCATCGATGCCGAGCCGCGCGGCCGGGAGGCGCCGCCCGGGACGACGCTCGGGGAGTGGGTGCGGATCGAGGCGGTGCTGAAGGCCGACGGGCGCGGGCTCCGCGTCGACCCGTCGCGCGTGCGGTCCGCGGGCGACGCGCACGGGTCCGTCGCGTGGATCGACGGCGAGCCCGCGCGCTACCGGGTGGTCGACGCGGAACTCGGGAGCGGCCTGGTCGCGGCGGTCGCGCGGCGCGGCCTCGGGCAGGTGGTCGTGCGGATCCGGGACCCGGACGGGCCGGGATCCGGCGCCTGA
- a CDS encoding M1 family metallopeptidase: protein MRAAAGPASGDGYTPEVGSTAYSVERYDLDLDYRVARNRLKARAVITATAREDLPRFELDLTGLRAGDVRVDGRRETRHVQRGGRLVVTPAAPIPAGASFTVDVAYSGEPGPRRTVWGDLGWEELGDGVLVASQPSGASTWFPCNDRPDVRAAFRIRVACEVDYSVVASGRLVSRLERSGRATWTYEQDAPTAPYLATVQIGRYVEKRVPAGSTQAVFAYPKPREARVLQDLALVPRMMAFFETLFGPYPFGEYRVVVTDDELEIPLEAQAMAVLGSNHADGTGGSERLVAHELAHQWFGNSVGLASWQHIWLNEGFACYAEWLWSEESGGPTTDALARQHHARLDRYGTQVGIGDPGPEAMFDDVVYKRGALAVHALRLTLGDAAWRALLLRWTDPAWTAPRTTADLVGAAGDAGALLRAWLTDGPLPQLPKVGRR, encoded by the coding sequence GTGAGGGCCGCGGCGGGACCCGCGTCCGGCGACGGCTACACCCCCGAGGTCGGCTCCACCGCGTACTCCGTGGAGCGCTACGACCTCGACCTCGACTACCGCGTGGCCCGCAACCGCCTCAAGGCGCGCGCGGTGATCACCGCCACGGCCCGCGAGGACCTCCCCCGGTTCGAGCTCGACCTCACGGGCCTCCGCGCCGGCGACGTCCGCGTCGACGGCCGCCGCGAGACCCGGCACGTGCAGCGCGGCGGCCGCCTCGTGGTCACGCCCGCGGCTCCCATCCCCGCGGGCGCGTCCTTCACGGTCGACGTCGCCTACTCCGGCGAGCCCGGCCCCCGACGCACCGTCTGGGGCGACCTCGGCTGGGAGGAGCTCGGCGACGGCGTGCTCGTCGCGTCGCAGCCGAGCGGCGCGTCCACGTGGTTCCCCTGCAACGACCGGCCGGACGTGCGGGCCGCCTTCCGCATCCGTGTCGCGTGCGAGGTCGACTACTCGGTGGTCGCGAGCGGCCGGCTCGTGTCCCGGCTCGAGCGCTCCGGCCGCGCGACCTGGACCTACGAGCAGGACGCGCCCACCGCGCCGTACCTCGCGACCGTGCAGATCGGCCGGTACGTCGAGAAGCGCGTGCCCGCCGGATCCACCCAGGCCGTCTTCGCGTACCCGAAGCCGCGCGAGGCCCGGGTGCTGCAGGACCTCGCGCTCGTGCCGCGCATGATGGCCTTCTTCGAGACGCTGTTCGGGCCGTACCCGTTCGGCGAGTACCGCGTGGTCGTCACGGACGACGAGCTGGAGATCCCGCTCGAGGCGCAGGCGATGGCCGTGCTCGGCTCGAACCACGCGGACGGCACGGGCGGATCCGAGCGGCTCGTCGCCCACGAGCTCGCGCACCAGTGGTTCGGCAACTCCGTGGGCCTCGCGTCGTGGCAGCACATCTGGCTCAACGAGGGCTTCGCCTGCTACGCCGAGTGGCTGTGGTCGGAGGAGTCCGGGGGCCCGACCACGGACGCGCTCGCGCGCCAGCACCACGCGCGCCTCGACCGGTACGGCACGCAGGTCGGCATCGGCGATCCCGGCCCCGAGGCGATGTTCGACGACGTCGTCTACAAGCGCGGCGCCCTCGCGGTGCACGCGCTCCGGCTGACGCTCGGCGACGCGGCATGGCGCGCGCTGCTCCTCCGCTGGACGGATCCGGCGTGGACGGCGCCGCGCACCACCGCCGACCTCGTCGGCGCCGCCGGCGACGCGGGCGCGCTGCTGCGGGCCTGGCTCACGGACGGGCCGCTGCCGCAGCTGCCGAAGGTGGGGCGGCGCTGA
- a CDS encoding Pls/PosA family non-ribosomal peptide synthetase, with the protein MPESSPEAATPHDDARAAGAPPEEAAAGAAEAAAPAHAQRVLDGADAVTPARTLVDVLRATVAAHPDASAIEDGDGALSYRELMARVVQVAASLREAGVEKGDRVGIRMPSGSRDLYVTVLGVLAAGAAYVPVDADDPEERARLVFGEARVAGVVTGTGEYAPRAADEDGAADAGEGSAGDAARATAAALRILPTAAAHASTSALPLVTPPAPGDDAWIIFTSGSTGTPKGVAVSHRSAAAFVDAEARLFLQDEPIGPGDRVLAGLSVAFDASCEEMWLAWRHGACLVPAPRSLVRSGMDLGPWLTTHGVTIVSTVPTLAALWPAESLENVRLLIFGGEACPPELGQRLATDGREVWNTYGPTEATVVACAAPLGGPGPVRIGLPLDGWTLAVVDADGARVPEGGVGELIIGGVGLARYLDPAKDAEKYAPFPALGWDRAYRSGDLVRFEAEGLVFQGRADDQVKVGGRRIELGEIEAALQALDDVQGAAVAVQTTGAGNPVLVGYLVPRDPATFSREDAVQRLRVALPAALVPLIGVVESLPTRTSGKVDRAALPWPLPGAAGDEGADLDAELRPLAEMWSAALGTPVASADANFFDLGGGSLSAAQLVARIRSIDPEFTVADVYAHPRLGAMHAAMAGRAPRAARTGPQVDVRPTPRRTQWIQTLLGAPLLALQGLRWLALLLTGSALLRPLGGFDALPSVPLWLLVPGLLLFATPFGRMAISAVAARLLLRGLTPGDHPRGGRWHLRLWLAEQIAQQIGAVGLAGAPWITYYARALGARIADDVDLHTLPPVTGMLRIGRGASVEPEVDLSGYWIDGDTVRVGAVRIGAGSTVGTRSTLLPGTRIGKGAEIAPGSAVFGRVPSGQRWAGSPAAREGKARVWWPDHRPPRNTRWVAAYGAASVATALVPVVAFVAGGGILATAIRGSADLGDAWWRGLGALVPAVLVTGLVLALLVVGSVRLLGLGVTEGIHAVRSRVGWQLWTTERLLDLARTVLFPLYAGLFTPVWLRLLGARVGKDVEASTVLLIPAMTTIRDGAFLADDTLVAGYELGGGWMRVARAEIGQRAFLGNSGMAGPGHKVPKDGLVAVLSAAPTKSKAGSSWLGSPPVRLRRTVAAADDSRTFRPPTRLRVARILWELLRVVPVLVTCAIGLAVLVTLAAITEAWGPLVAFLLGGVVLLVAGAVAAGISTAAKWILIGRIRAEEHPLWSSFVWRSEVSDVFTEMVAAPWFASSAAGTPALVWWLRSLGARIGSGVWCDSHWLPEADLVTLGDASTINRGCVVQTHLFHDRIMSMDTVTLDAGASLGPHSVILPAARIGPQATVGPASLVMRGELVPEASRWSGNPIGPWREVKTGRYLPADAAPAADAAASAASASVDSPAPATAGRR; encoded by the coding sequence ATGCCCGAGTCCTCCCCGGAGGCGGCGACGCCGCACGACGACGCACGGGCCGCGGGCGCTCCTCCGGAGGAGGCCGCCGCGGGCGCCGCCGAGGCCGCCGCCCCCGCCCACGCGCAGCGGGTCCTCGACGGGGCCGACGCCGTCACTCCCGCGCGCACGCTCGTGGACGTGCTCCGCGCGACCGTCGCCGCGCACCCCGACGCCTCCGCCATCGAGGACGGCGACGGCGCCCTCAGCTACCGCGAGCTCATGGCGCGCGTGGTGCAGGTCGCCGCGTCGCTGCGGGAGGCGGGCGTCGAGAAGGGCGACCGGGTCGGGATCCGCATGCCGTCCGGGTCCCGCGACCTCTACGTCACGGTGCTCGGCGTGCTCGCGGCCGGCGCCGCCTACGTGCCGGTGGACGCGGACGACCCCGAGGAGCGCGCGCGGCTGGTGTTCGGCGAGGCGCGCGTCGCGGGCGTCGTGACGGGCACGGGCGAGTACGCGCCGCGCGCCGCCGACGAGGACGGCGCCGCGGACGCCGGCGAGGGCAGCGCGGGCGACGCCGCACGCGCCACGGCGGCCGCGCTCCGGATCCTCCCCACCGCCGCCGCGCACGCCTCCACCTCCGCGCTCCCCCTCGTGACGCCGCCTGCGCCCGGCGACGACGCGTGGATCATCTTCACCTCGGGATCCACCGGCACCCCCAAGGGCGTCGCGGTCTCGCACCGCTCGGCCGCCGCGTTCGTCGACGCGGAGGCGCGCCTCTTCCTCCAGGACGAGCCGATCGGCCCCGGCGACCGCGTGCTCGCGGGCCTGTCGGTCGCGTTCGACGCCAGCTGCGAGGAGATGTGGCTCGCCTGGCGCCACGGCGCGTGCCTCGTGCCGGCACCGCGCAGCCTCGTCCGCAGCGGCATGGACCTCGGGCCCTGGCTCACGACGCACGGCGTGACCATCGTGTCCACCGTGCCGACGCTCGCGGCGCTGTGGCCCGCGGAGTCGCTCGAGAACGTGCGCCTGCTCATCTTCGGCGGCGAGGCCTGCCCGCCCGAGCTCGGCCAGCGCCTCGCGACCGACGGCCGCGAGGTCTGGAACACGTACGGCCCCACCGAGGCGACCGTCGTCGCGTGCGCGGCGCCTCTCGGCGGGCCGGGACCGGTGCGCATCGGCCTGCCGCTCGACGGCTGGACCCTCGCGGTGGTCGACGCCGACGGCGCGCGCGTGCCCGAGGGCGGCGTGGGCGAGCTGATCATCGGCGGCGTCGGGCTGGCCCGCTACCTGGATCCCGCCAAGGACGCCGAGAAGTACGCCCCCTTCCCCGCGCTCGGCTGGGACCGCGCCTACCGCTCGGGCGACCTCGTGCGCTTCGAGGCGGAGGGCCTCGTCTTCCAGGGCCGCGCCGACGACCAGGTGAAGGTCGGCGGCCGGCGCATCGAGCTGGGCGAGATCGAGGCCGCGCTGCAGGCGCTCGACGACGTGCAGGGCGCCGCCGTCGCGGTGCAGACCACGGGCGCGGGCAACCCGGTGCTCGTCGGATACCTCGTGCCGCGGGATCCCGCGACCTTCTCGCGCGAGGACGCCGTGCAGCGCCTCCGCGTCGCCCTGCCGGCGGCGCTCGTGCCGCTCATCGGCGTGGTCGAGTCGCTGCCCACGCGCACCTCCGGCAAGGTCGACCGCGCCGCGCTCCCCTGGCCGCTCCCCGGCGCCGCGGGCGACGAGGGCGCCGACCTCGACGCCGAGCTGCGCCCGCTCGCCGAGATGTGGTCGGCCGCGCTCGGCACGCCCGTGGCGAGCGCCGACGCGAACTTCTTCGACCTGGGCGGCGGATCCCTGTCGGCGGCGCAGCTCGTGGCCCGGATCCGGTCGATCGACCCCGAGTTCACGGTCGCCGACGTCTACGCCCACCCGCGCCTCGGCGCCATGCACGCGGCCATGGCCGGACGCGCGCCGCGGGCCGCGCGCACCGGACCGCAGGTGGACGTGCGGCCGACGCCGCGCCGCACGCAGTGGATCCAGACCCTCCTCGGCGCGCCCCTCCTCGCCCTGCAGGGCCTCCGCTGGCTCGCGCTCCTGCTCACGGGCTCCGCGCTGCTGCGGCCGCTCGGCGGCTTCGACGCGCTGCCGTCCGTCCCCCTCTGGCTGCTCGTGCCGGGCCTCCTCCTCTTCGCGACGCCGTTCGGCCGCATGGCGATCTCCGCGGTCGCCGCGCGCCTCCTGCTCCGCGGCCTCACGCCGGGCGACCACCCGCGCGGCGGCCGCTGGCACCTGCGGCTCTGGCTGGCCGAGCAGATCGCGCAGCAGATCGGCGCGGTCGGGCTCGCGGGCGCGCCGTGGATCACGTACTACGCGCGGGCGCTCGGCGCGCGCATCGCCGACGACGTCGACCTGCACACGCTGCCGCCCGTCACGGGCATGCTCCGGATCGGCCGCGGCGCCTCCGTCGAGCCCGAGGTCGACCTCTCCGGGTACTGGATCGACGGCGACACCGTCCGCGTCGGGGCCGTCCGCATCGGCGCGGGATCCACGGTGGGCACCCGCTCGACGCTGCTGCCGGGCACGCGCATCGGCAAGGGCGCGGAGATCGCGCCGGGCTCCGCGGTCTTCGGGCGCGTGCCGTCCGGCCAGCGCTGGGCCGGATCCCCCGCCGCGCGCGAGGGCAAGGCCCGAGTGTGGTGGCCCGACCACCGGCCGCCGCGGAACACGCGCTGGGTCGCGGCGTACGGCGCCGCGTCCGTGGCGACCGCGCTCGTGCCCGTCGTGGCGTTCGTCGCGGGCGGCGGGATCCTCGCGACGGCCATCCGCGGATCCGCCGACCTCGGCGACGCGTGGTGGCGCGGCCTCGGCGCGCTCGTGCCCGCGGTGCTCGTGACCGGGCTGGTGCTCGCGCTGCTGGTGGTCGGATCCGTGCGCCTCCTCGGCCTCGGCGTGACCGAGGGCATCCACGCGGTGCGGAGCCGCGTCGGCTGGCAGCTCTGGACCACCGAGCGCCTGCTCGACCTCGCCCGCACCGTGCTCTTCCCGCTCTACGCGGGCCTCTTCACGCCCGTCTGGCTCCGCCTGCTCGGCGCGCGCGTCGGCAAGGACGTGGAGGCGTCGACCGTGCTCCTCATCCCCGCGATGACCACGATCCGCGACGGCGCCTTCCTCGCCGACGACACGCTCGTGGCCGGCTACGAGCTCGGCGGCGGGTGGATGCGCGTCGCCCGCGCCGAGATCGGCCAGCGCGCGTTCCTCGGCAACTCCGGCATGGCCGGGCCCGGCCACAAGGTCCCGAAGGACGGCCTCGTCGCCGTGCTCTCGGCGGCGCCCACGAAGTCGAAGGCCGGATCCTCGTGGCTCGGCTCCCCGCCCGTCCGGCTCCGCCGCACGGTCGCCGCGGCCGACGACTCGCGCACGTTCCGGCCGCCGACCCGGCTGCGCGTGGCCCGCATCCTCTGGGAGCTGCTCCGCGTCGTGCCCGTGCTCGTGACCTGCGCGATCGGCCTGGCCGTGCTCGTGACGCTCGCCGCGATCACGGAGGCGTGGGGGCCGCTCGTCGCGTTCCTGCTCGGCGGCGTCGTGCTGCTCGTGGCGGGCGCGGTGGCCGCGGGCATCTCGACGGCGGCCAAGTGGATCCTCATCGGCCGCATCCGCGCGGAGGAGCACCCGCTGTGGTCGTCGTTCGTGTGGCGCAGCGAGGTCTCCGACGTGTTCACCGAGATGGTCGCCGCGCCCTGGTTCGCGTCGTCGGCCGCCGGCACGCCCGCGCTCGTCTGGTGGCTGCGGAGCCTGGGCGCGCGCATCGGATCCGGCGTGTGGTGCGACTCGCACTGGCTGCCGGAGGCCGACCTGGTGACCCTCGGGGACGCATCCACGATCAACCGCGGCTGTGTCGTGCAGACGCATCTGTTCCATGATCGGATCATGAGCATGGACACCGTCACCCTCGACGCCGGTGCGAGCCTCGGGCCGCACAGCGTCATCCTCCCCGCGGCGCGCATCGGCCCGCAGGCCACCGTGGGCCCCGCGAGCCTCGTGATGCGCGGCGAGCTCGTGCCCGAGGCGAGCCGCTGGAGCGGCAACCCGATCGGCCCGTGGCGCGAGGTGAAGACGGGACGCTACCTGCCGGCGGACGCCGCGCCCGCCGCCGACGCCGCCGCGTCGGCCGCCTCCGCCTCCGTCGACTCCCCCGCCCCCGCGACCGCCGGTCGCCGGTGA
- a CDS encoding GntR family transcriptional regulator, whose protein sequence is MDPAPGYRIDPGSAIPPYEQLRAEVARRAAAGELPVGARLPTVRALAEQAGVAVNTVARAYKELEADGVIETRGRAGSFVAAQDDVPAALRASAAAYAQLARRLGASDADARRLVDEALAAG, encoded by the coding sequence ATGGATCCCGCGCCCGGCTACCGCATCGACCCGGGCTCCGCGATCCCGCCCTACGAGCAGCTCCGCGCGGAGGTCGCGCGCCGGGCCGCGGCGGGCGAGCTGCCGGTCGGCGCGCGGCTGCCGACCGTGCGGGCGCTCGCCGAGCAGGCGGGCGTCGCCGTCAACACGGTCGCGCGGGCGTACAAGGAGCTCGAGGCGGACGGCGTGATCGAGACGCGCGGACGCGCCGGGTCGTTCGTCGCGGCGCAGGACGACGTGCCGGCGGCGCTGCGGGCATCCGCCGCCGCGTACGCGCAGCTCGCGCGGCGGCTCGGCGCTTCCGACGCCGATGCACGACGCCTGGTGGACGAGGCGCTCGCGGCCGGCTGA